CTCGAATCAGTGGTGTTTCGCCTGCAGATATTAGCGTTTTGTTGGTGTTTTTGGGGAGATAGGGCGGCTATGTTCCACGTGGAACATCAGGGGCTTTTTCAAACATTAGGTGTATACTGGCTTGGTTTTTGTGTAACCTTCTTCAACCAGAGCCAAGACCAAGATGAAACATGTACTGCCGCTGCTGTTGGCGCTTTTGTTGCTCCAAGGCTGCATCCCTGTCCGTATTGCGCCAACGATTTCAGACTACAAAATCACCAAGGGCAAACGCTTTAAAAGGGGGCTTCCGAAGAAAACCGTTTTTGTTTTTGAAGACCCAAAACCTGCCGGACATTTTTATGATTGCATCAACACCAGGTTTCAATTGGATGATTATTATGTGGATGTGCAGGTTCCTTTTTCGGTTGCCAATAACAACTATTTTTTCTCCTTTATGAAGTCGAAATAAAAGACAAGAGTTTGAATTTGTTTCCAGCTTTGTTCAATGCGGTCATGAATGAAGCTTTGGGTAGTGAGGAGGAGGAATACATCAGCGGACGCGATGTTTTCGAGAATGAGAATTGGTACATTGCCATCGAGGTGTTCAGCTTCTTAGAGAAAGATTGCCTGCATGAAGATTCCCCATCGAGAAAAGAGGTTTTGGTGTATCTTCGAGACATAAAAAAAGAATATCTGACCACGCATAATTATAATGAGGTCCTATTTAAAGACTAAAGATTTTTCGGTTACCGGCGAGTCGTTCGAATTGCTTCACGATGAATCGCTCGATATGTTGGTAACGCATCCACAGCCCCAGAACAGCTCGGCCTACTACAAAAGCGAATCCTATATTTCCCATTCGGATAGTAGGAATAATCTAATTGAAAAACTGTACCATTGGGTCAAGGGCTACATGCTTCGTAGAAAAATGAAACTACTTGGTCAGTGGTGTGGTCACGAAAGGTCATTGCTGGATATCGGCGCCGGTTCAGGCGATTTTGTCCTAAGGGCCCAAAAGGAAGGCTGGTCTGCGACCGGGGTAGAACCGAGCGTCTACGCCCGAGAACGTGCCCACGAAAAAGGGGTGTCACTCAAGGCCGACCTAAATGCCGTAGCGGATAGAAAATTTCAGACCGTTACGTTATGGCATGTGTTGGAACATCTTCCTGACCTAGAAAAACAGGCCGCCGTGATTTCAGGGTTGCTGGCGGATGAAGGAACCCTTTTTATAGCAGTGCCCAATTTTAGGTCGTACGACGCAAGGCATTATGCAGAATTTTGGGCCGCTTACGATGTGCCACGGCACCTTTGGCATTTTTCGCAGACATCCATGGCAAAACTTTTTGAAGGGCGTGGGCTAAAAGTGGTCAAGACCCGGCCTATGTTTTTTGATGCATTCTACGTATCAATGCTATCGGAAAAATACAAGAAGAATCCGCTTTGGTGGTTCACCTTTCCGTGGGTGGGCCTTTGGTCAAATGTTAAAGCGGCCTTTTCCGGCGAGTATTCCTCCCTGATCTACATTCTGAAGCGTAAATAGGCTATTTAAGGGCCTGTGGGCGACCTTCTTCACGGGCCTTGGGCAAACCTTTGCCGATAGGAAAACAGCCAGATAGAAACCATTTATAACACCAAAAAACCATAAGTCCTATTGATAACAACGATTGTTTTCAATAACCACTCTCTATGGGCGGAATTTTGCCATGTCACGTTATATTTTCTTCCGGATGGATCACATTCAAAAAGCTTTTCTATTTTTGCGCCACTAAAACAATGAACAATGAAAAAATTATTCGTTAGCCTTTTGATTATTTTGGCAGCGGCCTGTCAGCAACAGAAGATAGGATATGTTGATACCGTCGAGCTACTTGACGGCTATCAAGAGAAAATGGATGCCGAAGCGCGTTTCAACACAAAGCGTGACGCGTTCACCAAAAAACGGGATAGTATTTCGCAGGCTTTTCAATTGGAGTTGCAAGACTTTCAGGCAAAGGCCCAAAAAATGTCGCAGAAAAATGCCCAAGAACAATACGGACTTCTTCAACAGAAGGGGCAGTTTGTGGGGCAGCAGCTTCAGCAAGAAGAACAGCAATTACAACAAATCGGACAAACCGAAATCGACAGTATTGTCAGCAAGGTGAAAAAAGAGATCAAAGCCTACGGCAAGACCAATGGGTATGCTTTTATTTTGAGCGGGGGCGAAGGCGGTGCCGTATTATATGGCAATGAGGCCGATGACCTCACAGAAGAAGTTCTCAAAATTCTTAACGAGAAATACAAAAAATAGAGCTTGCCACAAGTTAGCTCAACAAAGCCCTTTCCATTTGAAAAGGGCTTTTTTTATTGCAATAAGAACAACAAGAAAACGGCAGGCACCAAGTAAATGACAATGGTCTTGGCCCCTTCATAATCTTTGGCCACGCGCTGCCCCAACAAGAGCATCAAAAGTGAAACACAGGCCACGAGTGCCCCGTAGAAAGCAAGCCCCCCGTTGTCGTGCAACAACAGATGGACCAACCCTGCGACTGATAAGAGTCCGGCCCCCAATTCCATTACCGTGATAACGCCCAGCAACAAGGGCACCTGGTTTTTGAACGGCGATTTTGAAAAATGCTCTTTGAGCCATGAGAGGTTTCCGCCCCAATGCCTGGCCTTGTCGATACCGCTCTGCAAGAAGACGATGATGACATACAAGAGCAAGATGGTCTCAGCAGCATTCTCAGAAAAGTGTAGGTGCATGATTTTGATTTTTGTTTGCAAATTTAAAAGCCCTCCAGATTTTGCCCAGCAAGTTAGCTTCCGGGTTATGGCCCCGCCTAAATATATTCCATCATGCTAGGCCGCCTTGGCATGCAGCAGACGGGTCAGTTTTATCGATAGATCGGTAAAGATGAGCTTTGAATTTCCGTTTCTCTCGACATGGTAGAGCGCATCTTCCAGTTCAGCCACTATTTCAACAATATTGTTCTCGTGCACGAAAGGGGCAAACTTCTTCAATTGAAAGCCATCCATATGAATCTTCAAGAAAACCAGTTCCTCGGCACCGTAGTTGAGCATTAGGGCCTGTTCCATGGCGACCAGACAGTACTTTAAAAATTTCTTTTGAACCTCGCGCCCCGTTTTGGCGACTTCTTCGCTCCACATGATAAGTTCATGAATGGCGGCCTTGTTGCCCTTGGCCTTGAACGCGCTGCGAACCCATTGTACGAACCATTTTTCGAACACTAGATCTTCAGAATCTTTGTTCATCAGGTCCAGGGCCTTGTTAAAGTTGCCCTGTGCCTCATGGGCAATGGTATGGGCCTCTTTGGCGCCAATTCCCCTATCGATAAGGGCCTGTGCGATTACCTCTGCCGATAAGGGCGGAAAATGCAACAATTGGCACCGCGAGCGAATGGTGTTGATGATCTGCTCTTCGTTTTCGGCAATAAGCAAGAGCACTGTTTTGTCTGGGGGCTCCTCGATGAGTTTTAAGAGCTTGTTGGCGGCAGAGGCATTCATTTTCTCGGCCATCCACATGATAAGCACTTTGTATCCGCCCTCATATGATTTCAATGAGAGCTTTTTGACAATGTCATTGGCCTCATCGACCCCGATCTGTCCCTGTTTTTTTTCAATGCCCACATGACGGTACCAGTCAAATAGGTTGCCGTAGGGCTGTTCTTTCAGAAAAGTGCGCCATTCACGCAAGAACAAATCACTGACGGCATGTGATTTCACTTTATCAGAGTTGGCCACGGGAAAGGCAAAATGCAGGTCAGGATGTGTGAACGACTCGCATTTCGCATTGCAGGTCGCATCACCGGTACAATTTTCACCACCTCTATTGCGGCATAAGAGATATTGGGCATAGCAGAGCGCCATGGGCAGGGTGCCACAGCCCTCGGGCCCCACGAACAATTGCGCATGGGCAATTCGGCCCGCTTCAACGGTGGTGACCAAGTGTTTCTTGATATGGTCCAAGCCTAAAACCTCAGAAAACCGCATGTGCCAAAGATACGTTTTTTGTGTACTCGGCAAATTAACACAGCTTTTGGCAAACAATCCGTAAAACTGCCGGCACGACCTTGTCTTGACCCTTTGAAATCTTTACATTTGGCGTGCATTAAACCGATAGCCATGAAGACCTTGGACGATTTTAATTTCGAAGATAAAAAGGCATTGATCCGTGTCGATTTCAATGTACCGTTGGATGCCGACTTCAACGTTACCGATACCAGTCGCATCGAAGCGGCAAAACCAACCATTTTAAAGGTTTTGGAAGACGGCGGCAGTGCTGTTCTGATGAGCCACTTGGGCAGGCCCAAGGGAAAGGTGAACCCCGACATGTCGCTGGGCCATATCTGCGAAAAGGTTTCCGAGATCATCGGGGTAGAAGTGAAGTTTGTAGAAGACTGTGTGGGTAAAAAGGTCGAAGAGGCCGTTGGCAATCTTGAAGTGGGCGAGGTGCTGTTGCTCGAAAACCTTCGGTTTCATGCCGAAGAGGAGAGCGGCGACAAGGCTTTTGCCGAGCAATTGGCCAAAAATGGGGATATTTATGTAAACGATGCCTTTGGCACGGCCCACCGGGCGCATGCCTCCACTACCATTGTGGCCCAGTTTTTTCCCGATAGAAAGTGCTTTGGCTATCTGTTGGCCAAAGAGATCAAGGCCATTGAAAAGGTAATGCGAACCGGGGAGAAACCGATTACGGCCATTTTGGGCGGGGCCAAGGTCTCATCGAAGATTACCATTATTGAGAATATTCTTGATAAGGTGGACAACCTCATTATCGGCGGTGGAATGACCTATACCTTTGTCAAGGCAAAAGGAGGCCAAGTGGGCGACTCGATCTGTGAGGACGACAAGACGGATCTGGCCCTTGACATTTTACGCAAAGCCGAAGAAAAAGGGGTTGCCGTGCACCTACCGGTCGATGTGGTGGCTGCCGATGCGTTTGACAACGATGCCAACACCAAAATAGTGGATGTGGATAAGATTCCCGATGGATGGCAAGGCCTTGACGCTGGTCCCCAGACCTTGGAGAACTTCCGAAAGGTGATTGTGCAATCAAAGACTATCTTGTGGAACGGCCCGGTAGGGGTCTTTGAAATGGAACGTTTCGCCCAAGGCACCATAGCTGTGGGCAACTTTGTTGGCCAGGCCACCCAAAACGGTGCTTTTTCACTGGTTGGCGGCGGCGATTCTGTGGCCGCCGTAAAGCAATTTGGCTTCGAAGATAAGGTGAGCTATGTTTCCACCGGAGGCGGGGCCATGCTCGAGAGCCTTGAGGGGCGAACATTGCCCGGTATCGCTGCAATAATGGGTTAAATTGATCGTTATAAAAGCACGGGGGTCATTTGCCATGAAAGAAAGGGTTTTTGACCCCTAAATTTTTGTTTTTCAGAAAAAAAGACCAATTTAGTCTGTCCCATTTCAAACAAAGGCCCAATGAACCAATTGACCAACATCTTCTTGTTTGTTTTCTGTTTGGCAGTGGCCAATTTCTACGGGCAAGAACAGGAACGATCACCTGTTGAAGCATCAGAAGAAAAAATGTCCGTGACCGATACAGGACCCAGCACTGAAAAGGTGCCTGCACTTGATGTCAGAAAGTTGGATGGGCAACTGGTCGAGATCAAAGAAACCAAAGCGGGCACCATCGAATTGGCCGATCTTGAGGAAGCATATCGGTACGATAGTCTTTGGCTTCATGAACTTCATAAGAACGCCGCTCTGTTTACCGAAATGTACGATGAAGTGGTGAACCTGCCCACTGAAGACACCGAAAAATCTGCCCTGGACTTACCCACAGATACCCTAAAGGCCCGATTGCAGCGCCTAAATGAGAAAACACCATTTAACATTGCGTACAACCCTTCATTGGAAAGTGTCATAAAATCGTTCTTGACCAGAAAACGCGGCCTGATGGAGCGCATGTTGACGGCCAGCCAGTTCTACTTTCCACTGTTCGAGCAAGAATTGGACAACCATGGGGTTCCTTTGGAAATAAAATACCTCTCCATCGTTGAATCGGCGCTGAACCCAAGGGCCAAGTCGCGGGTAGGGGCCACCGGTCTTTGGCAGTTTATGTACGGCACCGGAAAAATGTACGGATTGGATGTGAGCAGTTATGTCGATGAGCGAAGCGACCCGATCGCGTCCACGACCGCTGCCTGTAAATATCTGGCCAAACTATATGATATTTTCGAAGATTGGGACCTTGCCCTGGCGGCCTACAATTCTGGTCCGGGCAACGTGAACAAGGCCATAAGACGCTCTGGCGGATACCGAAACTACTGGAATATAAGACCCTTTTTGCCGCGCGAAACGGCTGGATATGTACCCGCATTTTTGGCCACCATGTACATTTTTGAATATGCCGAAGAGCATGGTCTGAAGCGTGTGAATGTCGAGCGGCCTTATTTTGAGACCGATACCGTGCATGTCAAGAACCTGATTACTTTCGAGCAAATTTCAAAGGTGGTTGACATCGATATGGAAGAGTTGGAAATGCTCAATCCGGCGTATAAGCTGAAAATCATTCCCAAGATCGAAGGGAAGACCTATGCCTTACGATTGCCAAAGTCGAAGATTGGCAAGTTTGTGAACAACGAAGCGGCCATCTATGCCTATGCAAAAAAGCAGCTCGACTCCCTAGAAAAGCCCCTCCCCCAATTGGTGCAGGCAAACAGCAAAATTCGTTACAGGGTGAGAAGCGGTGATTATCTTGGCAAGATTGCACAGCGCTATGGAGTGGGCATCAGCCAAATCAAGCGGTGGAACGGGTTGCGAAGCAACAATCTCCGCGTTGGTCAGCGGTTGACGATTTACCCACGAAAACCTGTAGTTGCACAGTCGCCAAAGGTTCAAAAGAGGACGAGCAAAACAGGGGCCTCGGCCGCGGTTGCCAGCAACGCCAAGGTACATACCGTGCAAGAGGGCGATTCGCTTTGGACCATTTCAAGAAAATATCCTGGAGTTTCCATCGAAAATTTACGAGAATGGAACGGTATTAGTGGTAACAACCTAAAACCGGGCACAAAGTTGAAATTGTGCGATTGTTCTTCGTAAATTGGACACTATGAAATATTTGGGGACACTACTCTTGACCGGCCTATTGCTGGCCTTCGTTTCTTGTAACGACTTTTCAAAACAGAAAAAATTCTTACCTCCTTCCACAGGGAGCGTCAATTCACTTATGGTGGTGATGAACACCGATCTTTGGCAAGGCCCGGTGGGCGATACCATTCGCGAACGTTTTGCCGCCAATGTGGTGGGCCTGCCTTGGGAAGAGCCACTGTTTTCCATAACCCAGCTTCCACCAAGGGTGTTTCGCGGTACGGCCCTTGAGTCGAGGTCGATACTCTACGTATTGCGAGACACTACCTCGGCAGCCTATGTAAGCAAAGACGTCTATGCCAAGCCACAACGGGTAACAGTGGTCAAGGGGCGCAACGAGCAAGAGCTTATATCAAATATCCAGCGTATTTCAGACGAAGCGATTGCGGCCTACAAAAACGTGGAGATCAGTGAGGCCCAGAAGCGCTTTGCCCGTTCACTGAACAAAGAAAAGGCTCTGGAAGAGCGCTTTGGCATCAAATTGACCATACCCTCGGTGTACCGCGTAGGAAAAGAGGAGGATAATTTCGTTTGGATCGATAGGCCCGTTCAAAAGGGAACCATGAACATTATCGTTTACGAAATGCCCATGAACAGCCTTACCAATGATTCGACATTTGTAAAGGACATTGTGAAAATGCGCGATTCCATAGGCAAAAAATACATTCCCGGGCCCAACGAGGGAACTTATATGATTACCGAGAAGTACTTTGCCCCCTATGTATTTCCGGCAGAGATAGCAGGCAAAAAGGCGGTAGAGGTACGCGGTATATG
This portion of the Flagellimonas lutaonensis genome encodes:
- a CDS encoding DUF4837 family protein codes for the protein MKYLGTLLLTGLLLAFVSCNDFSKQKKFLPPSTGSVNSLMVVMNTDLWQGPVGDTIRERFAANVVGLPWEEPLFSITQLPPRVFRGTALESRSILYVLRDTTSAAYVSKDVYAKPQRVTVVKGRNEQELISNIQRISDEAIAAYKNVEISEAQKRFARSLNKEKALEERFGIKLTIPSVYRVGKEEDNFVWIDRPVQKGTMNIIVYEMPMNSLTNDSTFVKDIVKMRDSIGKKYIPGPNEGTYMITEKYFAPYVFPAEIAGKKAVEVRGIWEIHGYPMAGPFLTYIINDKENDRRLVIEGFTFAPATEKRDYMFELEAIIRTLEIL
- a CDS encoding ATP-binding protein translates to MRFSEVLGLDHIKKHLVTTVEAGRIAHAQLFVGPEGCGTLPMALCYAQYLLCRNRGGENCTGDATCNAKCESFTHPDLHFAFPVANSDKVKSHAVSDLFLREWRTFLKEQPYGNLFDWYRHVGIEKKQGQIGVDEANDIVKKLSLKSYEGGYKVLIMWMAEKMNASAANKLLKLIEEPPDKTVLLLIAENEEQIINTIRSRCQLLHFPPLSAEVIAQALIDRGIGAKEAHTIAHEAQGNFNKALDLMNKDSEDLVFEKWFVQWVRSAFKAKGNKAAIHELIMWSEEVAKTGREVQKKFLKYCLVAMEQALMLNYGAEELVFLKIHMDGFQLKKFAPFVHENNIVEIVAELEDALYHVERNGNSKLIFTDLSIKLTRLLHAKAA
- a CDS encoding class I SAM-dependent methyltransferase, giving the protein MRSYLKTKDFSVTGESFELLHDESLDMLVTHPQPQNSSAYYKSESYISHSDSRNNLIEKLYHWVKGYMLRRKMKLLGQWCGHERSLLDIGAGSGDFVLRAQKEGWSATGVEPSVYARERAHEKGVSLKADLNAVADRKFQTVTLWHVLEHLPDLEKQAAVISGLLADEGTLFIAVPNFRSYDARHYAEFWAAYDVPRHLWHFSQTSMAKLFEGRGLKVVKTRPMFFDAFYVSMLSEKYKKNPLWWFTFPWVGLWSNVKAAFSGEYSSLIYILKRK
- a CDS encoding phosphoglycerate kinase, which produces MKTLDDFNFEDKKALIRVDFNVPLDADFNVTDTSRIEAAKPTILKVLEDGGSAVLMSHLGRPKGKVNPDMSLGHICEKVSEIIGVEVKFVEDCVGKKVEEAVGNLEVGEVLLLENLRFHAEEESGDKAFAEQLAKNGDIYVNDAFGTAHRAHASTTIVAQFFPDRKCFGYLLAKEIKAIEKVMRTGEKPITAILGGAKVSSKITIIENILDKVDNLIIGGGMTYTFVKAKGGQVGDSICEDDKTDLALDILRKAEEKGVAVHLPVDVVAADAFDNDANTKIVDVDKIPDGWQGLDAGPQTLENFRKVIVQSKTILWNGPVGVFEMERFAQGTIAVGNFVGQATQNGAFSLVGGGDSVAAVKQFGFEDKVSYVSTGGGAMLESLEGRTLPGIAAIMG
- a CDS encoding OmpH family outer membrane protein, which gives rise to MKKLFVSLLIILAAACQQQKIGYVDTVELLDGYQEKMDAEARFNTKRDAFTKKRDSISQAFQLELQDFQAKAQKMSQKNAQEQYGLLQQKGQFVGQQLQQEEQQLQQIGQTEIDSIVSKVKKEIKAYGKTNGYAFILSGGEGGAVLYGNEADDLTEEVLKILNEKYKK
- a CDS encoding LysM peptidoglycan-binding domain-containing protein, giving the protein MNQLTNIFLFVFCLAVANFYGQEQERSPVEASEEKMSVTDTGPSTEKVPALDVRKLDGQLVEIKETKAGTIELADLEEAYRYDSLWLHELHKNAALFTEMYDEVVNLPTEDTEKSALDLPTDTLKARLQRLNEKTPFNIAYNPSLESVIKSFLTRKRGLMERMLTASQFYFPLFEQELDNHGVPLEIKYLSIVESALNPRAKSRVGATGLWQFMYGTGKMYGLDVSSYVDERSDPIASTTAACKYLAKLYDIFEDWDLALAAYNSGPGNVNKAIRRSGGYRNYWNIRPFLPRETAGYVPAFLATMYIFEYAEEHGLKRVNVERPYFETDTVHVKNLITFEQISKVVDIDMEELEMLNPAYKLKIIPKIEGKTYALRLPKSKIGKFVNNEAAIYAYAKKQLDSLEKPLPQLVQANSKIRYRVRSGDYLGKIAQRYGVGISQIKRWNGLRSNNLRVGQRLTIYPRKPVVAQSPKVQKRTSKTGASAAVASNAKVHTVQEGDSLWTISRKYPGVSIENLREWNGISGNNLKPGTKLKLCDCSS